A segment of the Nasonia vitripennis strain AsymCx chromosome 2, Nvit_psr_1.1, whole genome shotgun sequence genome:
catattataaaaaaatatatgaaaataaCATTTGAACAAGGAGAACGGTTTGTGAAATCAATAAAAGCTCAAGGAGACGAAACTGTACAGAGTCTTATACCAGTTTGCTCGGATCTCACTTTAAGCATTATTCTTGGtaaattaattgtttataCATACAGCGGAAAATATCAATTTATTACTGCAGTGACTGCACTGTAAATACTCAAAGGCTCTTTTGAAATATATAGAAGCAGCAATGGGCATTCAATTTCAAACCATTGGAAACAAGGCAGAAGAATACAGGAAGGCTATTGAACACTATTTTTCTTCCATTGCGTACAGGTGtggaaagttgaaaattatacattttGATAAAAGTTATTCGAAACAATAATTTCAAATACCTTCCTACAATTACAGAGCGACTAGGCCATATATAAAAGACTGGATGCTGAGGTATTTTAGCGAGGGACGCCGTATTCTAGCCACCGTTAAAGTTCTTCGTGAATTTACAGATAAGGTATAACGAtactgctttttatttttaaaatgtcaaAAGTAATTGAATAAAGCAAACGGTTTCCTCGTGCATCATTCAATAGATAATTGATGAAAGGAGAGAGTATCATAAGCAAACAAAACAAGAATCCTTCCAAAAATACGTCGATGACGACATGGAACACGAGTGTACCGACGGTGAAGGTAAACAAAAGCATATTCTCCTGTAAAAAGGTCATAttaatttgtatatatatttattattttagggCGCAAAAAGAGATTGGCCATGCTCGACCTTTTATTAATGGCTGAAAAAGAGGGTTTGATAGACGAGGAAGGAATCAAGGAGGAGGTGGATACATTCACAGCAGCGGTGAAAATTCTTACAGTGATTCTTTTACTCTGATTCTTTTACTTTGACTTTATCATGCGTTAAACATTTTATAGGGTTATGACACTACGGGAATGGAAATGGTTTACTTGTTAATGTTGATGGCTGAAAACAAAGATCAGCAGGTaagatatttaaataaataaatcctgTATAAGGACGTTTTTAAAATGATGATTTGTGAATTAATTAAACTTCAGGAATTGGCAAGGGCAGAAGCTAACAGAATACTAGACGCATCGGGTGGTAAAATTTCGATGAAAGAAATCAACCAAATGGAATACATAGAGCGTTGCGTGAAGGAATCACTCAGACTGTTTCCAACTGCACCACACATAGTTCGCGCTGTAACCGAGGACATACAACTAAGTAAACCGTCATTTATCGCGTACCCAAAGATCCCCAAATAAATAGGCCACAACTTATAATTGACAATTCAATTTTCAGAAAATTACATGGTACCTGCTGGAACTGACATATTCGTTCCCATACACATTCTTCACAGAGATCCGAAATATTGGTCAGATCCATTGAAATTCGATCCAGACAGATTCCTGCCAGGAGAAGCTGAGAAGCGTTACCCCTTTACTTATTTGCCTTTCAGTCACGGGCCCCGCAACTGCATCGGTGAGTATATATCGATGCACAGACGAAAGCAATGCGTTAACTTTTTCATGCTTTTAGGTCAAAAGTTTGCCATTGCTGAGCTGAAATCTCTGCTTGCTTGCGTTCTGCGCAATTTTTACCTCGAACCCGTGAGTTACACGAAGGACTTGCAGTTTACACTTCACGTAGTACTACTGCCGACGGTGCGTCCGCATATAAAGTTTATCAGTATTAAGAAGAACGACTAGTTGAGAATCCagagtattatttttaaataaatatatgtatactacTGCGATCTACACAACACCTTCccctctcacacacacacacacacacacacacacgcactctatgttgaattaaataatgtaatttGGTAAAAAATCAATCATGGAAATGATTCAAGATTATGAATTACTAAAAGATAACACCGCGTCCACCGAGCGATCACAATAAGCGTTTTCCCAGTCTGGCTATATAACGCATCGGAATAGTAGTTCGCGTCGAGCGTCTGTCGCCCACGTAATATTCTCGCTTCTCTTCCGCTTAGATTATGTGAACGTCGTTCGCTCTATGACAATGACATTGCCGCTCGCGTATGCGCGCGCCTGGCAGTCGCGTCGCGCAATTTTCCGTCAATGGGCGCCGGGTCTAAAAAGTCCCGTCGAGAGGAGAGAGTTAACGAACCCCGCCGCAGCGCGAGGAGACGACTGTCTCAGGCATTCCCGGCACGTAGCTAATGCTTGTTAGCTTTGGCTCATTGATCATTTTGATGATTCTGCGGATTGGCGCGATGGAGCTTGCCTTGATCGAGATCTTCGTGGATCTGATAAGCGGGGAGTATAGTTTGCGTGTGGACTGATGGAATTTTCAACGAGATATTTAGTATGGCCTCGAATTGCTTTTCGGTACTTTTGAACTTCTCTTTCAATATTGCTGTTGAAAATGCAATCTTGAACAGTATAATATGCAGCATCGAAACCTCGCGATAACTTATTCAGATGAACGAATGCAAATGCAGTCGAGAATTTATTTCGTGAAGCCTCGGATGTATAATGCATGTACGCTTCATAGAATATTATCAAGGAAGTGAGATACgatcgatttttatttattatacgcaCGTGCCAGGTTCGGTCACGTTGATCTTTTTAACGCCCATCAGCGCAACACTACGAGCAgcgagttattttttatttatttgacaGATAACCCACTGTAGTTGTAAACCGTTGTCTATATTCAGAATAAAGATGTATCACTTGTagcaaaattgaaaatctacAAATTTTCCCGCGAAAACCAAGCGATAGACActttaaaaaagtatacagCGCGTGATACCTATGGCATAACCCCCGTACAGTCGTTGCACACATCCCACACACGCAGCATAGCAGGTCACGTTTTTCCATCGCAGCGGCGCGTGCTGTTCGTTCTCGGGCTAATTTTAAACGGTCGCGCGAGCTCGAGGCGGAAGTGCGAGCCGTTCTCGTGCGTTGCACTCTTTCTTTGCGCTGCCTCGCTGCTGCATAGCATGCAGACTTTGCGAATCTCCCTACCGGATCGTACGCACGGGCGGACTTTGACGCGGGTATGAGTGTAGCCTATTGAGCTGCCTCTCGCTTTCGATGACTATTTGGGTTGATGTTTCACGCATCGAGGGAGACGCGCCGACGGGTTCATCGGAGTAATTGGCTGGAGTTTGGCGGATAATCGAAAGCCGAGAGTGTAAGAGAGCGCGATTGAACAATTTATTTTGGGATGAAATTTGCGCGTATTTGATTATTCATCCTGCTATTAGAATACAAAACAGCAGTGTGTCCCAAGAAAAAGTATTAAAGAGTATTCGTGACACTTGGCCAAGTGCGTAACTaaattctttgtttttattcgTTTGAGCGCATAACTAATTAATGCATAAGTATTTACCGACTACATTTTACATGGCCTTGTGCAGACGTATACTTCTTAGTCTAGTTAAAAGCATGAGCAAAAGGTATAGCTTTGTCATCGGGGACATACTGGGATATATGCACCAAGCGCTCATCAAAGTGATTCGGGTAACAGGAAAACGCCCGTGCGCCACCTGTCGCCACTAGTCGGATACTACTCCACCTCCCGcttgtatatagatatacaaaatCACCCGCGAGCGTATAACTTCTCATCTAATTAAGGATCTTTGAACTGAGCAGCCATTGTTGTGCAAAGCACGCCGCGACGCgcacttatatatatacatacactcgtCCTCTTGGACTATAACTTTGTCGCGCGGCGTCATTGTCCGCGCACGAGAGAGTATGCATCGCACACATTATTATCGTAGTATGATTTGTGTATCGGCAAAGCGCGCGGCGGTTTTGATTTTCTTTGTCCGTCCGCTCGTATACGCATTATActtacgtatacacacaagaGCCGATTGATGCGCGCGAGGATATCCGCTCTTTGTTGACATCACAAGTGATGGCGCGCCGAccctttttttcgcgcgaggAATCCGCGAGAATTATCCCTTCGTGCGATGCACGTGTGCGCAATGTGACGACGATGATTTTGCTTTTATTCGCCGCACTCGTTCACGTGAGTCGTTTATGTGGCTGATATTGATAAGCTGTGCGAACCGACGCTGAGTTGGCAGCGGTGTCGGTTTTGTTTTGCTAGCTCTACGCTAATTATTGTTTGTTAGCTCGTGTAAAGTTACTCTCTGAAATAAATGTTTGACGTACAGAAAAGTTTCATAAATTTAATCGTCCCACGCAGACAAGGAGACGCATTCCTCCCAATAACAGTCGTCGCCACGAATCAGCGCTGACCTAGGGACTGCCCTGCAAGGTCATCTCtcaccttctctctctctctctctctctctctctctctctctgctgcagAGGTGCATCGCATTACAAACTGCACGCGGGGCATTACAGCGCACCGAGTGACCGGCCGCTTGATAAGTGCCGATTGCCGGCGCACGTAGCCGCGCTTACGCCTGCTTATATAGAAGGTGCAGCAGCGCGCTTCAGGCGCGCGATGCCAATTGCAGGCATCCGCAAATTTAAACCGGCCGCGCAGTGCTGTACTGAAACGCAGTCACGTGTACATTGTGCGTATAATTGCGATTTTGCAGCACTTGCGCGCGAGCTCTATCCgagagccaagagagagagagagagagagagagagagagagagagagagagagagagagagagagagagagagatgtgtatacgcgtacgtttctatataggtatatatggCTGACCCACTTTCCTGATCCGCGCGATGTGGCTTTTCATCAATCTCGGATGGACGCTCGATATCTCGCGCtagcttttttctctcattcGGCCGATGACACGCCGCGACGATGAGGCTTCTCGTTGCTTTTTTCGGAGAGCGACGACGCCGGTTATAATGGAGAAAGGAGGCGATGTAGGCGGTTATACGGGTTCGCGGTATATCGATGATGCAGCCGATTGAAAAGTCCTGCGCGATGGAAGATTTCTGCGGTGTGAGGCTGCTGTATAATGAGAGCGTGTAAGTTGTGAAAGCTGGGAGATATCGGGTTGACCCTTTCGGAGAGCGAGATATgatttaattgaatattatgaTACTGCGCTGAGATCTTTTCTGTGTTGTTGCTGCGCTGTTTTTGTTGAGACCAGTCTTCGCGCGTCGGTTTTCAGTTTGTATCCATATACCGATTTCGAGTATTAGAA
Coding sequences within it:
- the CYP4AB14 gene encoding cytochrome P450 4AB14 precursor, with amino-acid sequence MLLYFLIVALCSLACFHVYVRHGKYGRAIGKMRGPPALPIFGNMLSLNCGPVEFWNYLADAIKIYYPCGRIWFFTCAVVITQDPDDLRILLTDKTNITKGFVYEYFHLMAKTGLITSTGEKWQYRRKILTPAFHTHIIKKYMKITFEQGERFVKSIKAQGDETVQSLIPVCSDLTLSIILEAAMGIQFQTIGNKAEEYRKAIEHYFSSIAYRATRPYIKDWMLRYFSEGRRILATVKVLREFTDKIIDERREYHKQTKQESFQKYVDDDMEHECTDGEGRKKRLAMLDLLLMAEKEGLIDEEGIKEEVDTFTAAGYDTTGMEMVYLLMLMAENKDQQELARAEANRILDASGGKISMKEINQMEYIERCVKESLRLFPTAPHIVRAVTEDIQLKNYMVPAGTDIFVPIHILHRDPKYWSDPLKFDPDRFLPGEAEKRYPFTYLPFSHGPRNCIGQKFAIAELKSLLACVLRNFYLEPVSYTKDLQFTLHVVLLPTVRPHIKFISIKKND